In Bacillota bacterium, the DNA window AGTTCAGCGGCTGGGGGAAACGGTGCGTTACAGAACTCACCGGTATGCTTGCCGGGGCTGCGAGCTGCAGCCGCAGTGTGGTGCACAGAGAGCCGGGATCAGCAGGATATCGGACACCATTGCATCTGCGCTGGCGGTGCTCGGGACCCCGAGGGGCAGGCGGGCGATGGCACTGAGGAAGTGCTGGGTGGAGACCGTGAATGCGGATCTCAAGAACAACCGCTCGCTGTCGCGGGCCCACTACAGGGGGAACCGGGCGGTGACGATCCAGGCGCTGCTCGCGGCGTGTGCACACAACATCTACCAGCTCGTCGTGGCC includes these proteins:
- a CDS encoding transposase, encoding VQRLGETVRYRTHRYACRGCELQPQCGAQRAGISRISDTIASALAVLGTPRGRRAMALRKCWVETVNADLKNNRSLSRAHYRGNRAVTIQALLAACAHNIYQLVVARFSKRESSVVALRSIGQQERLALVA